The following proteins are encoded in a genomic region of Ornithinibacillus sp. 4-3:
- the yaaA gene encoding S4 domain-containing protein YaaA, with amino-acid sequence MIEEIAIKTEYITLGQLIKLVNVFDSGGMIKAFLQDQGAIVNGEREHRRGRKLYPDDEVEIEEIGKFIVKLKK; translated from the coding sequence ATGATAGAAGAAATTGCAATTAAAACAGAATACATTACGTTAGGACAACTTATTAAATTAGTTAATGTGTTTGATTCTGGCGGAATGATCAAAGCTTTTCTGCAAGATCAGGGAGCAATTGTTAATGGAGAAAGAGAACATCGTCGTGGAAGAAAATTATATCCTGATGATGAAGTAGAGATTGAAGAGATAGGGAAATTCATTGTAAAACTAAAAAAATAA
- the guaB gene encoding IMP dehydrogenase: MRKDKFDKEGLTFDDVLLVPAKSEILPRDVDLSTSLSKKLKLKAPFISAGMDTVTEAEMAIAMARQGGFGVIHKNMSIDEQAEMVDRVKRSESGVITNPFYLTPEHQVYDAEHLMSKYRISGVPIVDNEKSKKLVGILTNRDLLFLEDYSITISEVMTSDNLITAPVATTLDEAKVLLQKHKIEKLPLVDKNNVLRGLITIKDIEKAIEFPKAAKDLQGRLIVGAAVGVTSDAVSRIQKLVDAGVDVVVIDTAHGHSKGVLELVKEVRTAFPDLDIVAGNVATGEATEALINAGANIVKVGIGPGSICTTRVIAGVGVPQITAIHDCALAASKHNVPIIADGGIKYSGDIVKAIAAGAHAVMLGSLFAGVQETPGEPEVFQGRRYKVYRGMGSVGAMEAGSKDRYFQDTNETKKLVPEGIEGRVAYKGHLADTAHQLLGGLRAGMGYCGAGTIEDLRNDGKFIRITNAGLIESHPHDVQVTKEAPNYSI, encoded by the coding sequence ATGCGCAAAGATAAATTTGATAAAGAAGGTTTAACATTTGATGATGTGTTATTGGTTCCAGCTAAGTCAGAAATTTTGCCAAGAGATGTAGATTTAAGCACATCTTTATCGAAGAAGCTTAAATTAAAAGCACCATTTATTAGCGCTGGAATGGATACTGTTACTGAAGCGGAAATGGCAATAGCTATGGCAAGACAAGGTGGATTTGGAGTAATTCATAAGAATATGTCTATCGATGAACAAGCGGAAATGGTAGATCGTGTAAAACGTTCAGAAAGTGGTGTTATTACGAATCCATTCTATTTAACACCTGAACATCAAGTATATGATGCTGAACATTTAATGAGCAAGTATCGTATTTCTGGAGTTCCTATTGTAGATAATGAAAAGAGTAAAAAATTAGTAGGTATTTTAACAAACCGTGATCTTTTATTCTTAGAAGATTATTCCATTACTATTTCAGAAGTAATGACAAGTGATAATTTAATTACTGCTCCAGTTGCAACAACATTGGACGAAGCAAAAGTTCTTTTACAAAAGCATAAAATTGAAAAATTACCTCTTGTAGATAAGAATAATGTATTAAGAGGGTTAATTACGATTAAAGATATTGAAAAAGCAATTGAATTTCCAAAAGCTGCGAAAGATTTACAAGGTCGATTAATTGTTGGTGCAGCAGTAGGTGTAACATCAGATGCTGTTTCACGTATTCAAAAATTAGTAGATGCAGGTGTTGATGTAGTTGTTATTGATACAGCACATGGACATTCTAAAGGTGTACTTGAGCTTGTAAAAGAAGTTCGTACTGCATTCCCGGATTTAGATATTGTTGCAGGTAACGTAGCTACTGGTGAAGCAACGGAAGCTTTAATTAACGCTGGAGCAAATATTGTTAAAGTAGGTATTGGTCCAGGATCTATTTGTACTACTCGTGTTATTGCAGGTGTTGGTGTACCACAAATTACAGCAATTCATGATTGTGCTTTAGCAGCAAGTAAGCATAATGTACCAATTATTGCTGACGGTGGTATTAAATATTCTGGTGATATTGTAAAAGCAATTGCCGCAGGTGCACATGCTGTAATGCTTGGTAGCCTATTTGCTGGTGTACAAGAAACACCGGGAGAGCCAGAGGTATTCCAAGGTAGAAGATATAAAGTATATCGTGGTATGGGCTCTGTTGGTGCGATGGAAGCAGGTTCAAAAGATCGTTACTTCCAAGACACCAATGAAACGAAAAAATTAGTTCCAGAAGGTATTGAAGGAAGAGTAGCTTACAAAGGGCATTTAGCAGATACAGCTCACCAATTATTAGGTGGTCTTCGTGCAGGAATGGGTTATTGTGGAGCAGGTACGATAGAGGATTTAAGAAATGATGGTAAATTCATTCGGATTACAAATGCTGGTTTGATTGAAAGTCACCCACATGATGTTCAAGTGACGAAAGAAGCCCCAAACTACTCAATTTAG
- the gyrB gene encoding DNA topoisomerase (ATP-hydrolyzing) subunit B produces MEEKVMNEQVYDASQIQILEGLDAVRKRPSMYIGSTSGKGLHHLVWEITDNSIDEALAGYCDRIDVIIGEDNSITVKDNGRGMPVNIHEDSGKTAVEVIMTILHAGGKFGGGGYKVSGGLHGVGAAVVNALSTKLEVYVHRDGKIHYTAFERGVPQGDIKIIGDTDETGTIVSFLPDPEIFTETTVFDYDILANRLRELAFLNKQLTITLEDKRTDKEIIEYYYEGGISSYVEFMNKTKEVLHEPIYAEGEEQDIIVEIALQYNDGFTSNLQSYTNNIHTYEGGTHESGFRTALTRVINDYARKHSLIKEDDANLTGDDVREGMTAVVSVKHTNPQFEGQTKTKLGNSDARTVTDAIFSSKFSTFLLENPTVAKAIVEKGMMASRARLAARQARELTRRKSALEVSNLPGKLADCSSKDAEISELYIVEGDSAGGSAKQGRDRHFQAILPLRGKILNVEKARLDRILSNNEVRTMITALGTGIGEDFDITKARYHKVIIMTDADVDGAHIRTLLLTFFYRYMKPLIEHGYIYIAQPPLYQIKQGKSVHYTYSNQELDEKLSELPESPRPVLQRYKGLGEMDATQLWETTMNPETRTLKQVKLQDGIEADEVFNILMGDKVEPRRDFIEENAQYVENLDV; encoded by the coding sequence ATGGAAGAAAAAGTAATGAACGAACAGGTATATGATGCTAGCCAGATTCAAATTTTAGAAGGACTTGATGCTGTTCGTAAGCGCCCTAGTATGTATATTGGATCCACTAGTGGAAAAGGGTTACACCATCTTGTATGGGAAATTACAGATAATAGTATTGATGAAGCTTTAGCAGGATATTGTGATCGTATCGATGTTATTATTGGCGAAGATAACAGCATAACTGTAAAAGATAATGGTCGTGGAATGCCCGTAAATATTCATGAAGACAGCGGTAAAACAGCTGTAGAAGTTATTATGACAATCCTACATGCGGGCGGAAAATTTGGCGGCGGAGGCTACAAGGTTTCTGGTGGTTTACACGGCGTAGGTGCTGCTGTGGTGAATGCATTATCAACTAAGCTAGAAGTATATGTTCATCGTGATGGGAAAATTCATTATACGGCATTTGAGCGTGGGGTACCACAAGGAGATATTAAAATTATTGGAGATACAGATGAGACAGGTACTATTGTAAGTTTCCTGCCGGATCCAGAGATTTTCACCGAAACAACAGTATTTGATTATGATATTTTAGCTAATCGTTTACGTGAACTTGCTTTCTTAAATAAACAGTTAACGATTACTTTAGAAGATAAAAGAACAGATAAAGAAATTATTGAATATTATTATGAGGGCGGGATTAGCTCTTATGTAGAGTTCATGAACAAAACGAAGGAAGTCTTGCATGAGCCAATTTATGCTGAAGGAGAAGAACAAGATATTATAGTAGAAATTGCTCTTCAGTACAATGATGGCTTTACAAGTAACCTGCAATCATACACGAATAATATTCATACGTATGAGGGTGGTACGCATGAATCTGGATTTAGAACAGCATTAACTCGAGTGATTAATGATTATGCGAGAAAACATAGCTTAATTAAAGAAGATGATGCGAATTTAACAGGTGATGATGTACGAGAAGGAATGACAGCAGTTGTTTCTGTAAAGCATACAAATCCGCAATTTGAAGGGCAGACAAAGACAAAGTTAGGAAATAGTGATGCACGTACAGTTACAGATGCTATTTTTAGTAGTAAATTTTCTACATTTTTATTAGAAAATCCTACAGTAGCTAAAGCAATTGTTGAAAAAGGAATGATGGCTTCACGTGCACGTCTTGCTGCACGCCAAGCCCGTGAATTAACTAGAAGAAAGAGTGCCTTAGAGGTTTCTAATTTACCTGGTAAGTTGGCAGATTGTTCATCTAAGGACGCAGAGATAAGCGAATTATATATTGTAGAGGGTGACTCTGCAGGTGGATCAGCTAAGCAGGGTCGTGATCGTCATTTCCAAGCAATTTTACCTTTACGTGGAAAAATTCTAAACGTGGAAAAAGCAAGACTTGATCGTATTCTATCTAATAATGAGGTACGAACAATGATTACTGCTTTAGGTACAGGCATTGGTGAAGATTTTGATATTACCAAAGCACGTTATCATAAGGTTATTATCATGACAGATGCAGATGTAGATGGAGCGCATATTCGTACTTTACTATTAACCTTCTTTTATCGCTATATGAAGCCGTTAATTGAACATGGATATATTTATATTGCTCAGCCCCCTTTATATCAGATAAAACAAGGGAAATCTGTGCACTATACGTACAGTAACCAGGAACTAGATGAAAAATTATCCGAACTTCCAGAATCTCCACGTCCTGTATTGCAACGTTACAAAGGTTTAGGAGAAATGGATGCTACTCAGCTTTGGGAAACAACGATGAATCCTGAAACTCGAACATTAAAACAAGTGAAGCTGCAAGATGGAATTGAAGCGGATGAGGTATTTAATATTTTAATGGGCGATAAAGTAGAACCACGCAGGGATTTCATTGAAGAAAATGCCCAATATGTAGAGAACTTAGATGTATAA
- the remB gene encoding extracellular matrix regulator RemB: MFIHIGNDHVVHTEDIISIIDCQAIENSVIMKTMLENQHSNKSVIGSASHAKSIVITNDFIFYSNVSVVTLTKRSSYQAGFDHHEICFE; this comes from the coding sequence ATGTTTATCCATATTGGAAATGACCATGTCGTGCATACAGAAGATATTATCTCTATCATTGATTGCCAAGCAATTGAGAATTCAGTAATCATGAAGACTATGCTGGAGAATCAACATAGCAATAAAAGTGTTATTGGTTCTGCATCACATGCAAAATCGATTGTGATTACAAATGATTTTATCTTTTATAGCAATGTTTCTGTAGTAACGTTAACAAAACGTTCTAGCTATCAAGCTGGTTTCGACCATCATGAGATATGTTTTGAGTAG
- the gyrA gene encoding DNA gyrase subunit A, which translates to MADQQRSSVEEINISEEMRTSFLDYAMSVIVSRALPDVRDGLKPVHRRILYAMHDLGMHADKAYKKSARIVGEVIGKYHPHGDSAVYEAMVRMAQDFSHRYLLVDGHGNFGSVDGDSAAAMRYTEAKMSKLSMELLRDINKDTIDYQDNYDGSEKEPIVFPSRFPNLLVNGSAGIAVGMATNIPPHNLGETVEAILALSKNPDITIEELMDEYILGPDFPTSGLILGRSGIRRAYETGRGSITLRAKVEIVENKNGTYRILVTEIPYQVNKAKLIEKIAELVREKRIEGITDLNDESDREGMRIVMDLRRDANPDVILNNLYKYTALQTTFGVNMLALVDGTPKVLTLKQCLEHYLEHQKVVIKRRTAFELRRAEARAHILEGLRVALDHLDEVISLIRSSATAEIARTGLMERFQLTEKQAQAILDMRLQRLTGLEREKIEEEYNELIQLIAELKAILADEEKVLEIIREELIEIKERFSDDRRTEIVIGSSDFLEDEDLIPEENIVITLTHKGYIKRLPSSTYRTQNRGGRGIQGMGTNEDDFVEHLLSTSTHSTVLFFTNKGKVYRTRGFEIPEYSRTAKGIPLINLLQIERDEWVNAVITVDEFVDDWYLFFTTKQGISKRTPLSQFANIRKGGLIAIGLRENDELISVCLTDGNKDIMIATKDGYIIRFEEEQVRSMGRTASGVRGISLREDDKVVSMEILEADSQVLHVTNRGIGKRTPEDQYRKTNRGGKGIFACKLTEETGDVVTVKAVSGEEDIMLITVAGVLIRIPVASISQTGRNTQGVRLIRLQEEEKVATVAKISEAVVEEDEDDIEENIEE; encoded by the coding sequence ATGGCAGATCAACAACGATCAAGTGTTGAAGAAATAAATATTAGTGAAGAGATGAGAACATCTTTTCTAGACTATGCAATGAGTGTTATTGTTTCACGTGCATTACCTGATGTTCGTGATGGATTAAAGCCTGTACACCGAAGAATATTATATGCTATGCATGATTTAGGAATGCATGCAGATAAAGCATATAAGAAGTCAGCACGTATTGTCGGTGAAGTAATTGGTAAGTATCATCCACATGGTGATTCAGCTGTATATGAGGCTATGGTAAGAATGGCACAAGATTTCAGTCATCGATATTTATTAGTTGATGGACATGGAAACTTTGGGTCAGTTGATGGAGACTCCGCAGCGGCAATGCGTTATACAGAAGCAAAAATGTCCAAGCTCTCAATGGAGCTTTTAAGAGATATTAATAAAGATACAATTGATTATCAGGATAACTATGATGGGTCTGAAAAAGAACCGATTGTATTTCCTTCTCGTTTTCCAAATCTATTAGTAAATGGATCTGCAGGAATTGCAGTGGGAATGGCAACGAATATTCCTCCACATAATCTAGGAGAAACTGTTGAAGCCATTCTAGCATTAAGTAAAAATCCAGATATTACGATTGAGGAATTAATGGACGAGTATATTTTAGGACCAGATTTTCCTACTTCTGGATTGATTTTAGGAAGAAGCGGCATTCGTCGTGCTTATGAAACAGGCCGAGGATCAATTACGCTTCGTGCAAAAGTAGAGATTGTTGAAAATAAGAACGGTACGTATAGAATTCTAGTTACTGAAATTCCTTACCAAGTAAATAAAGCAAAATTAATTGAAAAAATTGCTGAGCTTGTACGGGAAAAACGTATTGAAGGAATTACAGATTTAAATGATGAGTCTGACCGTGAAGGAATGCGAATTGTGATGGATTTACGCCGTGATGCGAATCCTGATGTCATCCTAAATAATTTGTATAAGTACACAGCATTACAGACGACTTTCGGAGTTAATATGCTTGCACTTGTTGACGGAACGCCAAAAGTACTTACATTAAAACAGTGTTTAGAGCATTATTTAGAGCACCAGAAGGTAGTAATTAAACGTAGAACTGCTTTTGAATTGAGAAGAGCAGAAGCAAGAGCACATATTCTAGAGGGATTACGTGTTGCTTTGGATCATTTGGATGAAGTGATTTCTCTCATTCGTAGTTCTGCTACTGCAGAGATAGCACGAACAGGCTTAATGGAGCGCTTCCAATTAACAGAAAAGCAAGCACAAGCAATTTTAGATATGCGCTTGCAGCGTTTAACAGGCTTAGAACGTGAGAAAATTGAAGAAGAGTATAATGAACTTATTCAATTAATTGCAGAATTAAAAGCAATTTTAGCAGATGAAGAAAAGGTATTAGAAATCATTCGTGAGGAATTAATCGAAATCAAAGAACGCTTTTCTGATGATCGTCGTACAGAAATAGTGATTGGCTCATCAGACTTTTTAGAGGATGAGGATTTAATTCCAGAAGAAAATATTGTTATCACTTTAACACATAAAGGTTATATAAAACGTTTACCATCTTCTACTTATCGTACACAAAACCGTGGTGGACGAGGAATTCAAGGGATGGGAACAAACGAGGATGATTTTGTAGAGCATTTATTATCTACTTCTACACACTCGACAGTTCTATTCTTTACAAACAAAGGTAAGGTATATCGAACACGTGGTTTTGAAATTCCTGAATATAGTAGAACAGCTAAAGGGATTCCACTTATTAACCTATTACAAATCGAAAGAGATGAATGGGTTAATGCAGTGATCACTGTCGATGAATTTGTGGATGATTGGTATTTATTCTTTACAACGAAACAAGGTATTTCAAAACGGACACCTCTTTCACAATTCGCAAATATTCGTAAAGGTGGCTTAATCGCTATCGGTTTACGTGAAAATGATGAACTTATTTCAGTTTGTTTAACAGATGGAAATAAAGATATTATGATTGCAACAAAAGATGGGTATATTATTCGATTTGAAGAGGAACAAGTACGCTCGATGGGACGTACAGCTTCTGGTGTACGCGGAATTTCATTGCGAGAAGACGATAAAGTTGTATCTATGGAGATTTTAGAAGCAGATTCTCAAGTATTGCATGTAACGAATCGTGGAATTGGAAAGCGAACTCCAGAAGATCAATATCGTAAAACAAATCGTGGTGGTAAAGGAATTTTCGCATGTAAATTAACAGAAGAAACGGGAGATGTTGTAACAGTAAAAGCAGTGTCAGGAGAAGAAGATATTATGCTTATTACTGTTGCGGGTGTATTAATTCGTATTCCAGTTGCTAGTATTTCCCAAACAGGTAGAAATACGCAAGGTGTACGTTTAATCCGTTTACAAGAAGAAGAGAAGGTTGCAACAGTAGCGAAGATATCTGAAGCAGTTGTTGAAGAAGATGAAGATGATATAGAAGAAAATATAGAGGAATAA
- the dnaA gene encoding chromosomal replication initiator protein DnaA, with protein sequence MENIDDLWAATLNTIQEKISKPSFDTWLKNTKAEIIKDDTIIINVPNEFARDWLEGRYTQLISDVLFELTGAKLATKFIIPKSSNQADQVTEVPKPPVHRTGNINGDRTMLNPKYTFESFVIGAGNRFAHAASLAVAEAPAKAYNPLFIYGGVGLGKTHLMHAIGHYVQEHNADASVMYLSSEKFTNEFINAIRDNKTGLFRNKYRNIDVLLIDDIQFLAGKEQTQEEFFHTFNALHEENKQIIISSDRPPKEIPTLEDRLRSRFEWGLITDIAPPDLETRIAILNKKAKADGLDIPDEVMLYISNQIDSNIRELEGALIRVVAYSSLVNQDIDVPLAADALKDIIPNRKPKSITVADIQEVVSQKYNIKLEDFAARKRTRSIAFPRQIAMYLSRQLTDLSLPKIGEEFGGRDHTTVIHAFEKISEMMEKETDFEKEIEDLKEQLKNFQ encoded by the coding sequence TTGGAAAATATTGATGATCTTTGGGCAGCGACATTAAATACGATTCAAGAGAAAATCAGTAAGCCAAGTTTCGACACATGGCTTAAAAACACCAAAGCTGAAATAATAAAAGATGACACCATTATCATAAATGTTCCGAATGAATTTGCGAGAGATTGGCTTGAAGGAAGATATACTCAATTAATTTCCGATGTTTTATTCGAACTGACCGGTGCTAAACTAGCAACAAAATTTATTATTCCTAAATCTTCTAATCAAGCAGATCAAGTTACAGAAGTCCCTAAGCCACCAGTACATAGAACTGGGAATATTAATGGGGACCGTACTATGTTGAACCCAAAATATACGTTTGAATCATTCGTTATTGGGGCTGGGAATCGATTTGCACATGCAGCTTCATTAGCAGTGGCCGAAGCTCCAGCAAAAGCCTATAATCCATTATTTATATATGGAGGCGTCGGACTTGGAAAAACGCATTTAATGCATGCAATTGGCCACTATGTACAGGAACATAATGCAGATGCATCTGTCATGTACTTGTCATCAGAAAAATTTACGAATGAATTTATCAATGCTATCAGAGATAATAAAACAGGCTTGTTTCGGAATAAATATCGTAATATTGATGTCCTACTAATCGATGATATTCAGTTTCTAGCAGGAAAAGAACAAACACAAGAAGAATTTTTCCATACGTTTAATGCATTACATGAGGAAAATAAACAAATCATTATCTCTAGTGATCGTCCACCTAAAGAAATTCCAACTTTAGAAGATCGGTTACGTTCTAGATTTGAATGGGGGCTTATTACAGATATTGCACCACCAGATTTAGAAACAAGGATTGCTATTTTAAATAAAAAGGCCAAAGCAGATGGCCTGGATATTCCGGATGAAGTGATGCTTTATATTTCTAATCAAATAGATTCCAATATTCGAGAATTAGAAGGTGCACTTATTCGAGTAGTTGCATATTCTTCATTGGTTAATCAAGATATTGATGTCCCACTCGCAGCAGATGCATTAAAGGACATCATTCCTAATCGAAAGCCTAAGTCTATTACAGTGGCGGATATACAAGAAGTTGTTAGTCAAAAATATAATATAAAATTAGAAGATTTTGCAGCTAGAAAACGTACAAGATCCATTGCATTTCCACGTCAAATTGCAATGTATTTATCACGTCAACTTACTGATCTCTCTTTACCAAAAATTGGTGAAGAATTCGGTGGTCGTGATCATACAACCGTTATTCATGCCTTTGAGAAAATATCTGAAATGATGGAGAAGGAAACAGATTTTGAAAAAGAAATAGAAGATTTAAAAGAACAGCTTAAAAATTTCCAGTAA
- the recF gene encoding DNA replication/repair protein RecF, whose protein sequence is MHIKTLKLKNYRNYEQLDVLFNDKINVIIGENAQGKTNLMEAFYVLAFTKSYRTPKENELIYWGKDFAKIEGTIEQKNRTFPLEIVITSKGKKAKLNHIEQKRLSDYIGALNIVMFAPEDLALVKGPPQVRRRFIDMELGQIQPSYIYHLGQYQQVLKQRNHLLKQMQRKQMNDLTMLQILTEQLIEHATTVLERRFAFLDLLRKWSKPIHGNISRDLEELEIEYNPTIDVSEDANKEKIETIYLESFHKVQEKEIERGTTLLGPHRDDLTFYINGKDVKVFGSQGQQRTTALSIKLAEIDLIHHEVGEYPILLLDDVFSELDDHRQSHLLSTIQGKVQTFVSTTNVAGIHHETLEKAELFHIDKGRIV, encoded by the coding sequence ATGCATATTAAAACATTAAAATTGAAGAACTATCGCAATTATGAACAATTAGATGTTTTATTTAATGATAAAATTAACGTAATCATTGGTGAAAATGCACAAGGAAAAACAAATTTGATGGAAGCATTTTATGTACTTGCTTTTACCAAGTCTTATCGTACTCCGAAGGAAAATGAATTAATTTACTGGGGAAAGGATTTTGCGAAAATAGAAGGGACTATTGAACAGAAAAATCGAACATTCCCATTAGAAATTGTCATTACTTCAAAAGGTAAAAAGGCAAAATTGAATCATATTGAACAGAAACGTTTAAGTGATTACATTGGTGCATTAAATATTGTTATGTTCGCTCCTGAAGATTTGGCGCTTGTTAAGGGTCCACCTCAAGTGAGGCGTAGGTTTATTGATATGGAGCTTGGACAAATTCAACCAAGCTATATTTATCATTTAGGACAGTATCAGCAGGTGTTAAAACAACGCAATCATTTATTAAAGCAGATGCAGAGAAAGCAAATGAATGATTTGACCATGTTACAAATTTTAACAGAACAACTAATTGAACATGCAACAACTGTTTTAGAAAGGCGTTTTGCGTTTCTAGATTTGCTCAGGAAATGGTCAAAACCTATCCACGGGAATATTAGTCGTGATTTAGAAGAGTTAGAAATAGAATATAATCCAACGATTGACGTATCAGAAGATGCAAACAAGGAAAAAATAGAGACTATCTATTTAGAAAGTTTTCATAAAGTACAAGAAAAAGAGATAGAACGTGGCACCACATTACTAGGTCCACATCGAGATGATTTAACTTTTTATATAAATGGCAAAGACGTGAAAGTATTTGGTTCACAAGGCCAACAACGCACCACTGCCTTATCTATCAAATTAGCAGAAATTGATTTGATCCATCATGAGGTAGGAGAATATCCAATTTTATTACTTGACGATGTTTTTAGCGAACTAGATGACCATAGGCAATCACATCTCCTCAGCACAATTCAAGGCAAAGTACAAACATTTGTATCGACAACAAATGTAGCTGGTATTCATCATGAAACATTAGAGAAAGCAGAACTATTTCATATTGACAAAGGAAGAATTGTTTAA
- the dnaN gene encoding DNA polymerase III subunit beta: MKFVIQRSKLIASIQQVMKAISSRAAIPILTGMKIETKRNGITLTGSDSDISIESFIPAEEDGIVNIENIEEGSIVLQANYFPDIIRKLPEETVEIQTDDQLNVTIHSGNAEFNLNGQDPEEYPQLPKLQVEDSFEIPANLLKSLIQQTAFAISTMETRPILTGVHLKLEDSNLSFTATDSHRLALREVPIADTKIELSNVVVPGKSLNELNKILDDTDDPVEISATNNLILFRAKNLYFLSRLLDGNYPETSRLIPTESKTSIHAHTRSLMNTIDRASLLAREERNNVVKLNTKEGNIIEVTNNSPEIGKVSEELTVTSIDGEELNISFSAKYMLDALKAIGNDEIIIDFTGAMRPFIIRPANEESILQLILPVRTY; encoded by the coding sequence ATGAAATTTGTTATCCAAAGAAGTAAACTAATTGCTAGCATCCAACAAGTTATGAAAGCTATATCTAGTAGAGCAGCAATTCCAATTTTAACGGGAATGAAAATAGAAACGAAACGCAATGGAATAACGTTAACAGGTAGTGATTCAGATATTTCAATAGAATCTTTTATACCTGCTGAAGAAGATGGAATTGTAAATATCGAAAATATAGAAGAAGGAAGTATTGTCCTGCAAGCAAATTATTTCCCAGATATTATTCGTAAATTACCTGAAGAAACAGTAGAAATTCAAACAGATGACCAATTAAATGTGACAATTCATTCAGGAAATGCAGAATTTAATTTAAATGGGCAAGATCCAGAAGAATATCCACAATTACCTAAGCTACAAGTAGAAGATAGCTTTGAAATACCAGCTAATTTACTAAAAAGTTTAATTCAGCAAACTGCATTTGCGATATCAACCATGGAAACTCGTCCAATACTAACAGGGGTTCATCTTAAGCTAGAAGATTCTAATTTAAGCTTTACAGCAACAGATAGTCATCGTTTAGCTTTACGAGAAGTTCCAATCGCTGATACAAAAATTGAATTGTCAAATGTCGTCGTTCCAGGAAAAAGCTTAAATGAACTGAATAAAATTTTAGATGATACAGACGATCCTGTAGAAATTAGTGCGACAAATAATTTAATTTTATTCCGTGCAAAAAATTTATATTTCTTATCTCGTTTATTAGACGGAAATTACCCAGAAACATCTCGTTTAATTCCAACAGAGAGTAAAACTTCTATTCATGCACATACAAGATCCTTAATGAATACGATTGATCGTGCATCGTTACTAGCAAGAGAAGAAAGAAATAATGTAGTTAAATTAAATACAAAAGAAGGGAATATTATTGAGGTAACTAATAATTCACCAGAAATAGGAAAAGTTTCAGAAGAATTAACAGTTACATCTATTGATGGAGAAGAATTAAATATTTCTTTTAGCGCTAAATATATGCTTGATGCATTAAAAGCAATTGGAAATGATGAAATAATTATTGATTTTACAGGAGCAATGCGCCCGTTTATTATTCGTCCAGCAAATGAAGAATCAATTTTACAATTAATCTTACCAGTGCGAACATATTAA